From the Pseudomonas sp. VD-NE ins genome, the window CACCCCTACGGCATGACGGCCACGCAGATCAGCAACGCGCAAAACTTCATTCAGCAGAACTTCCATCTGCCGGGGGTCATCAGTGAATGGGGGATCTCGGCGCTCGCCTCCAATGGCGGGCCTGAAGGGCAAGCGAGCAAGATCAACGCGTTTATTGGCGATGTTAAAAAGCTCAATATTCCGCTGACCTCCATTTATGAATGGAAGAACAGTGATTCGGGCAGTAACGACCGCGAGAAGAACTTCGGCCTGCTGACGTCCGACGGGCAACCGAAACCGGCGCGAATGTCGGTCGAAACCCTGTTGAACGCCCAGTAGCGCATACACAACCGGCCTGTACGCAGGTCGGTTGCTTTGAACCTGTTGGCTGTTTTGGCATCGTATTCATCGATACCGCGCCCCGCCTTTCAAACAATCGTTTTCAGGTTGTTGCCGCAGGGGCCATCGATACACGCACCTACCCTTGAGTGGCCGTCAGCGCTCGGGTAATGTCATCAGACCCATAGGACAGAGCACGCCCATGACTTCCAAGCTGGAACAACTCAAACAATTCACCACCGTTGTTGCCGACACCGGCGACTTCGAAGCGATCGCCCGAGTCAAACCGGTCGACGCCACCACCAACCCGTCCCTGCTGCTCAAAGCGGCAGCCATTCCGGCCTACGCCGAGCTGCTGAATGCCTGCGTCAGCGACTGCAAGGGCGATGTCGGCCTGGCCAGCGACCGCTTTGGCGTCGCGGTCGGTCAGGAAATCCTCAAAGTGATCCCGGGCCGTATCTCCACTGAAGTGGATGCGCGCCTGTCGTTCGACAAGGATGCTGTGCTGAAACGCGCGCACCGTCTGATCGAGCTATACGACAAGGCCGGCGTTGGCCGTGATCGCGTACTGATCAAGATCGCCTCGACCTGGGAAGGCATCCGCGCCGCTGAAGTGCTGGAGAAAGAAGGCATCCAGACCAACCTGACCCTGCTGTTCTCCTTCGCACAGGCCGCCGCTTGCGCCGACGCGGGTGTGTTCCTGATTTCGCCATTCGTGGGCCGCATCTACGACTGGTACAAGAAGGCCAACGGCAACGACTACACCGGTGCCGATGATCCGGGCGTACAGTCGGTTACCCGCATCTACAATTACTACAAGGCCAATGACTACAAGACCGTGGTCATGGGCGCGAGCTTCCGCAACCTCAACCAGATCGAGCAACTGGCCGGCTGCGACCGCCTGACCATCAGCCCGGACCTGATCGACAAACTGGCGGCCGACACCGGCAAGCTGGAGCGCAAACTGGCCCCGGGCAACGCCGGTGAAGCCCGTCTGAGCCTCAACGAAGCGCAATTCCGCTGGTTGTCCAACGAAGACGCGATGGCCACTGAGAAGCTGGCTGAGGGCATTCGTCAGTTTGCCCGTGATCAGGAGAAGCTTGAGGCGCTGTTGCAGGCCAAGCTGTGATTTGAGTGGGTGAAATGCAAAAAGGGCGAACCTGTGAGGGTTCGCCCTTTTTTATGGCTGCTGGAAAATTTTTGGTGATCTTGCGGCCGCTTTCGCGAGCAGGCTCGCTCCCACAAGGGGGATCTGTGATCGACGCCGCGTCAGTGTGGGAGCGAGCTTGCTCGCGAAGGGGCCAGCCCAGACAACATCACTTCATCAGATCAATGCCGCTCGAGGGCATTCACCAGGTCATGGAACGCTTCACGATTGGAATCGTTGAGGCCCATGAGAATCTTGTGCGCTTCAAGCACCTTGATCCGCACCACTTCTTCCGACTGGTCCTGATCCGGCAGATCGTCCAGGCACTCCGGGCATGGCACCGGGTGGTTGACGATGTTGAACACCTGCTCGAAACCCATCGATTGCAGCAAACGGGTGATGTCTTCGTGGGTGGTGACGACGGTCGGCAGCAGGCCGACCTTCTGCCGCGACAGGATCGACAGTTTGGCCAGCAGGCCCAACGTCGTGCTGTCGATGCTGCGGGTTTCGGTCAAATCGATCACGATCGCGTTGAAATTCAGCGCGGTGAAGATTTTCTCAATAGTCGCATCCAACGCCGAACACAGGGTCAGGCGAACTTCACCGACGAATTTCAGGACGAAGGTGCCGTCCTGCTCGGCGAACTGGATTCTACCGGTACTCATTAAAGATTCCTGCTCAACACCAACAGGGCGATATCATCCGGCATCTCCCCTAGCGTGGCCAATCCAAATACTTGCCGCAGACCATCCAGGCTGCCGCCCGCCGACTTCACCCGTTGAGGCAAAGCGGCTTCTTTTTCTTTGAGCGTAGGTTCTGGCAAAAGATCCAGAATGCCATCCGACATCAGTGTCAGGCTGAATGTCGGCGGCAGCTCAAGCACGTGGTCTTCGTAGGTGGCTTCATTGAAGAGGCCCACCGGCAGACCGCGCCCTTCGAGATAACGAACACTGTCAGGCGTGTACAACACAGGCAACGGCAGATG encodes:
- the tal gene encoding transaldolase — its product is MTSKLEQLKQFTTVVADTGDFEAIARVKPVDATTNPSLLLKAAAIPAYAELLNACVSDCKGDVGLASDRFGVAVGQEILKVIPGRISTEVDARLSFDKDAVLKRAHRLIELYDKAGVGRDRVLIKIASTWEGIRAAEVLEKEGIQTNLTLLFSFAQAAACADAGVFLISPFVGRIYDWYKKANGNDYTGADDPGVQSVTRIYNYYKANDYKTVVMGASFRNLNQIEQLAGCDRLTISPDLIDKLAADTGKLERKLAPGNAGEARLSLNEAQFRWLSNEDAMATEKLAEGIRQFARDQEKLEALLQAKL
- the rssC gene encoding anti-sigma factor antagonist RssC — translated: MSTGRIQFAEQDGTFVLKFVGEVRLTLCSALDATIEKIFTALNFNAIVIDLTETRSIDSTTLGLLAKLSILSRQKVGLLPTVVTTHEDITRLLQSMGFEQVFNIVNHPVPCPECLDDLPDQDQSEEVVRIKVLEAHKILMGLNDSNREAFHDLVNALERH